The Aneurinibacillus uraniidurans genome segment GGGAATCCCAAAAATATGTTCAATCACAAAACTGCCCGTTACGAGATTTGCCGCAATGACACTAAGCATCGTCACAACTGGCAGAATCGCATTACGAATCGTATGCTTCATAATAATAATCGTCTGCGTAAGCCCTTTTGCTTTCGCTGTCTTTATGTATTCCTGCCTAAGCACTTCAAGCATACTTGCCCGCATCAGGCGGGCAATAAACGCCAGCGGCATCAGTGCTAGAGCAATAGACGGGAGAATCGTATGCTGCCACGTCTCCCATGTTGCCGGAGGAAGCCAGCCCCACTCCACAGCTACGTACTGAATCATAACCGTAGCAAGAATAAAATTCGGTACAGAAATGCCGATAATCGCCAAAATCATCGACACATAATCAGGCCAGCGGTTATGATATAATGCAGCAATTACCCCAAATATAACCCCGAATGTTACGCCAATCACAAGCGCCTGCAAACCAAGATGCAACGAGATCGGGAACCCATCTCGAATATAGTCATTTACCGTAATGCTATCCGACTTCAGGGACGGGCCAAAATCCAATGTAAGTAGCGACCCCAAATATTCGAAGTACTGCACTACAACCGGACGGTCAAGATGATAATATGCTTTTATATTTTCATATACACCAGGCGGCATCTTGCCCTCCGAAGAGAAAGGGTCACCTGGAATCAGACGCATCAGTATAAACGTAATGGTAATCACAATCCACAACGTGAAAAGGGCCCATCCGAGACGCTGTAACGTATACCGTACCACGATAAGTCCTCCTTGATGGTTACATAATATTTGCGTACATCAACACTGGATATTCGTCTGCTGGCGTATACACGCCGGAGATGTTCTGTTTTATTGCATACGGTTTTGTATAGAAGTAGATCGGGATAATCGGCATGTCCTTCATCAGAATCGCTTCCGCTTCATGCATCGCCTTCATGCGAATTACTGGATTACTTGACTGTTTGGCTATATTGATCTTCGCGTCGTACTGTTTATTTTTCCAACCCGTATCATTTTGTGTGCTAGCACTCGTAAACATGTCCAGAAACGTCATCGGGTCACTAAAATCCGCCACCCAGCCAGAACGAGACACACTGTAGTCCAGCTTGTGCTCACGATCAATCTTCACTTTGAACTCTGTGTTTTCAAGCCCTACGTCAATCCCGAGATTTTGCTTCCACATGCCTGCAATGGCTTCCGCAATTCGTTTATGCAAATCAAGCGTATTGTACATAATGTTGAACTTCGGCATGCTTGTCAGTCCTTCTTCTCTCAAGCCTTCCGCTAGTAGTCTCTTCGCCTGCTCTACATTTTCTGTGAAATAGGCACCACCTACTGTACGAAAATCCTCTTTGCCATTCGCATCACGTGCACCTTCTGCTACCAAGGCGTATGCCGGCTTCTGTCCACCCTGGGCAATATGTT includes the following:
- a CDS encoding ABC transporter permease, encoding MVRYTLQRLGWALFTLWIVITITFILMRLIPGDPFSSEGKMPPGVYENIKAYYHLDRPVVVQYFEYLGSLLTLDFGPSLKSDSITVNDYIRDGFPISLHLGLQALVIGVTFGVIFGVIAALYHNRWPDYVSMILAIIGISVPNFILATVMIQYVAVEWGWLPPATWETWQHTILPSIALALMPLAFIARLMRASMLEVLRQEYIKTAKAKGLTQTIIIMKHTIRNAILPVVTMLSVIAANLVTGSFVIEHIFGIPGMGEMFVKGIFNRDYPVILGSTVFYSAILIFLILLVDLAYTWIDPRITVTGESR